A single genomic interval of Meleagris gallopavo isolate NT-WF06-2002-E0010 breed Aviagen turkey brand Nicholas breeding stock chromosome 6, Turkey_5.1, whole genome shotgun sequence harbors:
- the SFRP4 gene encoding LOW QUALITY PROTEIN: secreted frizzled-related protein 4 (The sequence of the model RefSeq protein was modified relative to this genomic sequence to represent the inferred CDS: substituted 2 bases at 2 genomic stop codons), which translates to MAVGAAPDTECGRTQGRRRRLRRRRLRRRRRRRRRRRMLRALVAVSLWLRVSPRAQGAPCEAVRIPMCRPMPWNITRMPNHLHHSTQENAVLAIEQYEELVGTGCSPVLPFFLCAMYAPICTLEFLYDPIKPCRSVCQRARDGCEPIMRRYNHSWPDSLACDDLPVYDRGVCISPEAIVTDLPEGGXAPGRXXXXXXXXXXXXRTPXPLPFSPPEERCRCKKTKPTLSTYLAKNYSYIIHAKVKSVERGNCNEITTVVEVKDILKSSMPITQSQVPLLTNSSCQCPPLQPKQDVLIMCYEWRSRLMLLDGCLVEKWKDQLNKRFKRWEQRLQEQKQRTARSKNQNAGRSGRSGASKPSNKNTNTLVSGPKKATKTRNGQKETNTKKV; encoded by the exons ATGGCTGTCGGCGCCGCTCCCGACACCGAGTGCGGCCGGACCCAggggcggcggcggcggctgAGGAGGAGGcggctgaggaggaggaggcggaggaggaggaggaggaggatgctgCGCGCCTTGGTAGCCGTGTCCCTGTGGCTGCGGGTGAGCCCGCGGGCGCAGGGCGCGCCGTGCGAGGCGGTGCGCATCCCCATGTGCCGCCCCATGCCCTGGAACATCACCCGTATGCCCAACCACCTCCACCACAGCACGCAGGAGAACGCCGTGCTGGCCATCGAGCAGTACGAGGAGCTGGTGGGCACCGGCTGCAGCCCGGTCCTCCCCTTCTTCCTCTGCGCCATGTACGCGCCCATCTGCACGCTGGAGTTCCTCTACGACCCCATCAAGCCCTGCCGCTCCGTCTGCCAGCGCGCCCGCGACGGCTGCGAGCCCATCATGCGCCGCTACAATCACAGCTGGC CCGACAGCCTGGCCTGCGACGACCTCCCCGTCTACGACCGCGGCGTCTGCATCTCCCCCGAGGCCATCGTCACCGACCTGCCCGAGGGTGGGTGAGCGCCCGGCCG NNNNNNNNNNNNNNNNNNNNNNNNNNNNNNNNNNNNNCGCACCCCGTAACCGCTCCCCTTTTCTCCCCCCGAAGAGCGATGCAGGTGCAAAAAGACGAAGCCTACTCTGTCGACCTACCTGGCCAAGAACTACAGCTACA TCATTCATGCGAAAGTAAAAAGCGTGGAAAGGGGGAACTGCAATGAGATAACGACTGTGGTTGAAGTAAAAGACATCCTGAAGTCCTCGATGCCAATTACTCAGTCCCAAGTGCCTCTCCTGACCAATTCATCCTGCCAGTGCCCACCTCTGCAGCCAAAGCAGGACGTCCTTATCATGTGCTACGAGTGGCGCTCCAG GTTGATGCTTCTTGATGGATGTCTAGTTGAAAAATGGAAGGATCAATTAAACAAAAGATTTAAG AGATGGGAACAGAGACTGCAAGAACAAAAGCAGCGAACAGCCCGCAGTAAGAATCAGAATGCAGGACGCAGTGGTCGGAGCGGGGCCTCAAAACCATCAAACAAGAACACCAACACGCTGGTCAGTGGCCCCAAAAAGGCCACTAAAACGAGAAATGGCCAGAAAGAAACGAACACTAAAAAAGTATGA